In Carya illinoinensis cultivar Pawnee chromosome 9, C.illinoinensisPawnee_v1, whole genome shotgun sequence, the following are encoded in one genomic region:
- the LOC122275086 gene encoding uncharacterized protein LOC122275086 isoform X4 produces the protein MMLANPRRNSYPSGQSSEGPMFQSSSHSHSISSFVLHFLKKPHAFPFLLSIFLFLTWLSLRLQHASHFSPTSYELKSSQDDDNAANLVRFSSGFPSPLAKDKRGGAVSCASVHVGEIRPGNVRGNHRHHTCNETFVMWGAKTKFRPCLCMKMKDKIYFARHEWTPEVERKYYWRTELLIKVLLK, from the exons atgatGCTGGCAAACCCCAGGAGGAACTCATATCCATCTGGTCAGAGCTCAGAGGGCCCAATGTTTCAAAGCTCCTCACATTCACACTCAATCTCATCCTTTGTTCTACACTTCCTTAAGAAGCCCCAtgcctttccttttcttctctccatcttcctcttccttaCATGGCTCTCTCTCAGACTCCAGCACGCTTCCCATTTCTCCCCCACTTCTTACGAACTCAAGTCCAGCCAAGATGATGACAATGCTGCCAATTTGGTCAGATTCAGTTCTGGGTTTCCTTCCCCGCTGGCAAAAGACAAGCGCG GTGGAGCTGTGAGTTGTGCTTCAGTTCATGTTGGAGAAATTCGACCCGGTAATGTCAGGGGAAACCACAGGCACCATACCTGCAATGAGACCTTTGTCATGTGGGGTGCTAAAACAAAATTCAGG CCTTGCCTGTGcatgaaaatgaaagacaaGATATATTTTGCACGGCACGAGTGGACTCCAGAAGTTGAAAGAAAATACTA TTGGAGAACAGAGCTGTTAATAAAGGTTTTGCTGAAGTGA
- the LOC122275086 gene encoding uncharacterized protein LOC122275086 isoform X3 codes for MMLANPRRNSYPSGQSSEGPMFQSSSHSHSISSFVLHFLKKPHAFPFLLSIFLFLTWLSLRLQHASHFSPTSYELKSSQDDDNAANLVRFSSGFPSPLAKDKRGWLLDPVSLALHSGILGGAVSCASVHVGEIRPGNVRGNHRHHTCNETFVMWGAKTKFRPCLCMKMKDKIYFARHEWTPEVERKYYWRTELLIKVLLK; via the exons atgatGCTGGCAAACCCCAGGAGGAACTCATATCCATCTGGTCAGAGCTCAGAGGGCCCAATGTTTCAAAGCTCCTCACATTCACACTCAATCTCATCCTTTGTTCTACACTTCCTTAAGAAGCCCCAtgcctttccttttcttctctccatcttcctcttccttaCATGGCTCTCTCTCAGACTCCAGCACGCTTCCCATTTCTCCCCCACTTCTTACGAACTCAAGTCCAGCCAAGATGATGACAATGCTGCCAATTTGGTCAGATTCAGTTCTGGGTTTCCTTCCCCGCTGGCAAAAGACAAGCGCGGTTGGTTGCTCGACCCCGTCTCTCTTGCCCTTCATTCTGGGATTTTGG GTGGAGCTGTGAGTTGTGCTTCAGTTCATGTTGGAGAAATTCGACCCGGTAATGTCAGGGGAAACCACAGGCACCATACCTGCAATGAGACCTTTGTCATGTGGGGTGCTAAAACAAAATTCAGG CCTTGCCTGTGcatgaaaatgaaagacaaGATATATTTTGCACGGCACGAGTGGACTCCAGAAGTTGAAAGAAAATACTA TTGGAGAACAGAGCTGTTAATAAAGGTTTTGCTGAAGTGA
- the LOC122275086 gene encoding uncharacterized protein LOC122275086 isoform X1: protein MMLANPRRNSYPSGQSSEGPMFQSSSHSHSISSFVLHFLKKPHAFPFLLSIFLFLTWLSLRLQHASHFSPTSYELKSSQDDDNAANLVRFSSGFPSPLAKDKRGWLLDPVSLALHSGILGGAVSCASVHVGEIRPGNVRGNHRHHTCNETFVMWGAKTKFRLENRAVNKGFAEVILGADEVAVATSPSGTAHALVNIDPIRSTFFLGCQDSIVNYSNLSTDFNVWKDF from the exons atgatGCTGGCAAACCCCAGGAGGAACTCATATCCATCTGGTCAGAGCTCAGAGGGCCCAATGTTTCAAAGCTCCTCACATTCACACTCAATCTCATCCTTTGTTCTACACTTCCTTAAGAAGCCCCAtgcctttccttttcttctctccatcttcctcttccttaCATGGCTCTCTCTCAGACTCCAGCACGCTTCCCATTTCTCCCCCACTTCTTACGAACTCAAGTCCAGCCAAGATGATGACAATGCTGCCAATTTGGTCAGATTCAGTTCTGGGTTTCCTTCCCCGCTGGCAAAAGACAAGCGCGGTTGGTTGCTCGACCCCGTCTCTCTTGCCCTTCATTCTGGGATTTTGG GTGGAGCTGTGAGTTGTGCTTCAGTTCATGTTGGAGAAATTCGACCCGGTAATGTCAGGGGAAACCACAGGCACCATACCTGCAATGAGACCTTTGTCATGTGGGGTGCTAAAACAAAATTCAGG TTGGAGAACAGAGCTGTTAATAAAGGTTTTGCTGAAGTGATACTGGGTGCAGATGAAGTTGCTGTTGCCACTAGCCCAAGTGGAACTGCCCATGCTTTAGTAAACATCGATCCAATACGGAGTACATTCTTTTTAGGGTGCCAAGACAGCATTGTAAATTATAGCAACTTATCCACTGATTTTAATGTTTGGAAAGATTTTTAG
- the LOC122275086 gene encoding uncharacterized protein LOC122275086 isoform X2, with translation MMLANPRRNSYPSGQSSEGPMFQSSSHSHSISSFVLHFLKKPHAFPFLLSIFLFLTWLSLRLQHASHFSPTSYELKSSQDDDNAANLVRFSSGFPSPLAKDKRGGAVSCASVHVGEIRPGNVRGNHRHHTCNETFVMWGAKTKFRLENRAVNKGFAEVILGADEVAVATSPSGTAHALVNIDPIRSTFFLGCQDSIVNYSNLSTDFNVWKDF, from the exons atgatGCTGGCAAACCCCAGGAGGAACTCATATCCATCTGGTCAGAGCTCAGAGGGCCCAATGTTTCAAAGCTCCTCACATTCACACTCAATCTCATCCTTTGTTCTACACTTCCTTAAGAAGCCCCAtgcctttccttttcttctctccatcttcctcttccttaCATGGCTCTCTCTCAGACTCCAGCACGCTTCCCATTTCTCCCCCACTTCTTACGAACTCAAGTCCAGCCAAGATGATGACAATGCTGCCAATTTGGTCAGATTCAGTTCTGGGTTTCCTTCCCCGCTGGCAAAAGACAAGCGCG GTGGAGCTGTGAGTTGTGCTTCAGTTCATGTTGGAGAAATTCGACCCGGTAATGTCAGGGGAAACCACAGGCACCATACCTGCAATGAGACCTTTGTCATGTGGGGTGCTAAAACAAAATTCAGG TTGGAGAACAGAGCTGTTAATAAAGGTTTTGCTGAAGTGATACTGGGTGCAGATGAAGTTGCTGTTGCCACTAGCCCAAGTGGAACTGCCCATGCTTTAGTAAACATCGATCCAATACGGAGTACATTCTTTTTAGGGTGCCAAGACAGCATTGTAAATTATAGCAACTTATCCACTGATTTTAATGTTTGGAAAGATTTTTAG